A window of the Planctomycetaceae bacterium genome harbors these coding sequences:
- a CDS encoding phosphate ABC transporter substrate-binding/OmpA family protein gives MSGGRPTAAFYLAVLAVIGGLIYFAMKQADGPAGNNNAPVAGDNEATIDPTKLNTGTSTSGEAVAEGSSDDIVTTVKEYSFVPATRLPPVSGTAGYKPLENNTVRFALNVWAGWAPIIHANEGFQPNKVWKTADGKEFRVHLVLVDNPIEMRDGYAAGNYHIGWGTVDMLPLFMEGFVDDSGNPRDSRVMPRIYQQIDWSNGGDGIVVRDTIKTVADLRGKKIVLAQNSPSQYFALSMLVAGGLQPGEVQFSYTNDAFEAAAAFNANKDIAACVSWAPDIYTLSEQPGNRMLVDTATANKLIADIWYARADFAKDHPDLIEGIVRGIFDSVDTLKSQEEKQKVAQWMAEGYAIPASDCLGMLGDAHWTNFAENRQFFMNQNNPSRFESVWNQAYYIYRSIRSISRPAVSFDKVVDFSILQKLQGEAKYASQKDEYQVQFVPKTTNEIMAESDEVLTNTVIIHFAPNDHDLFHKVTRKNSEGKDVEEMYDPNVDFILEEISRLVGSFGAARVVIEGHTDASMKSMLPDDVLVKELSANRANAVKEALVQKFQLDPNQFNSAGIGWARPADPKDPNNHAKNRRVEIRVFSAEKE, from the coding sequence ATGTCAGGTGGACGTCCAACCGCAGCTTTTTACCTCGCGGTCCTAGCAGTCATAGGAGGGCTGATTTACTTCGCCATGAAGCAGGCGGATGGTCCCGCAGGAAACAACAACGCTCCAGTCGCCGGGGACAATGAAGCAACGATTGATCCCACAAAGCTGAACACGGGAACCAGCACATCTGGCGAAGCCGTGGCAGAAGGCTCATCAGACGACATCGTGACGACGGTCAAGGAGTATTCCTTTGTTCCAGCGACTCGACTGCCACCGGTATCCGGCACTGCCGGATACAAACCACTCGAGAACAACACCGTTCGATTTGCATTGAATGTCTGGGCGGGATGGGCTCCGATTATTCATGCCAACGAAGGTTTCCAGCCCAACAAGGTCTGGAAGACCGCCGACGGAAAAGAGTTTCGGGTACATCTGGTGCTCGTCGACAATCCGATTGAAATGCGGGATGGTTACGCAGCGGGCAACTACCATATTGGCTGGGGTACGGTTGATATGTTGCCCCTGTTTATGGAAGGGTTTGTGGACGATTCGGGCAATCCCCGTGACAGTCGAGTGATGCCACGCATCTACCAGCAGATCGACTGGTCGAATGGAGGGGACGGCATTGTCGTTCGTGACACCATCAAGACTGTTGCGGACCTGCGGGGCAAGAAGATCGTTCTTGCGCAGAATTCTCCTTCGCAGTACTTCGCACTCAGCATGCTTGTGGCCGGTGGACTTCAGCCTGGCGAAGTTCAGTTCTCCTACACAAACGATGCGTTTGAAGCGGCGGCAGCATTCAATGCCAACAAGGATATCGCAGCGTGCGTGAGTTGGGCTCCCGACATTTATACGTTGTCAGAGCAGCCCGGGAACCGCATGCTGGTGGATACAGCAACGGCAAACAAACTTATCGCTGATATCTGGTACGCTCGTGCAGATTTTGCGAAAGATCACCCCGACCTGATTGAAGGCATCGTGCGAGGGATCTTTGATTCTGTAGACACGCTGAAGTCGCAGGAAGAAAAGCAGAAAGTTGCGCAATGGATGGCGGAAGGATACGCAATCCCCGCCAGTGACTGTCTCGGTATGCTTGGCGATGCTCACTGGACGAACTTCGCGGAGAATCGACAGTTCTTCATGAATCAGAACAATCCGTCGCGATTCGAATCAGTCTGGAATCAGGCGTATTACATCTACCGAAGCATCCGCTCGATCAGCAGACCTGCGGTTTCGTTCGATAAAGTAGTGGACTTCAGCATTCTGCAGAAGTTGCAGGGCGAGGCCAAATATGCATCGCAGAAGGATGAGTACCAGGTACAGTTCGTTCCGAAAACGACCAATGAAATCATGGCCGAATCAGACGAAGTACTGACAAACACAGTGATCATCCATTTTGCTCCGAACGATCACGATCTTTTCCACAAGGTGACTCGTAAGAATTCAGAAGGCAAGGACGTGGAGGAAATGTACGATCCCAACGTCGACTTTATTCTTGAAGAGATCTCCCGGCTGGTGGGCAGTTTTGGTGCAGCACGAGTGGTCATAGAAGGCCACACGGATGCGTCGATGAAATCGATGTTGCCGGATGACGTGCTGGTCAAAGAGTTGTCGGCTAATCGAGCCAATGCTGTTAAGGAAGCACTCGTGCAGAAGTTCCAGCTGGACCCGAATCAGTTCAACTCTGCCGGTATTGGCTGGGCTCGTCCCGCAGATCCCAAAGACCCGAATAACCATGCCAAGAACCGACGCGTGGAAATTCGAGTATTCTCTGCCGAGAAAGAATAG
- the purB gene encoding adenylosuccinate lyase encodes MSHDIYENPLITRYASREMAGIWSAQSKHSTWRRLWIALAEAEQQLGLQISDLQLEEMKANIDNIDFAEAARYEKELRHDVMAHVHAWGDQVPNARPIIHLGATSCYVTDNSELIQLRDGLYLLRRRLVQVIDQLAKFAVQYRDLPCLGFTHMQPAQPTTVGKRAALWCWDLVQDLEELNFRIDSLRFRGVKGTTGTQATFLSLFDGDHAKVQKLDQLVTEKMGFSHSHPVTGQTYSRKVDSQIMATLNGIGQSCHKAGTDIRLLQHRKEVEEPFGSKQIGSSAMAYKRNPMRSERMCALARFAMSLQAGADATMATQWMERTLDDSAVRRLTLPQSFLAIDACLLIYRNITDGLVVYPKTIERHLNEELPFMATEEILMAGVRAGGDRQELHEQIRIHSQEAADQVKREGKPNDLISRLKQDKSFSAVDLEGTLDARLYIGRAPMQVDQFIAEHVEPVRSRFAADLSEASEDLRV; translated from the coding sequence GTGTCGCACGATATCTACGAAAACCCTCTGATTACTCGATACGCATCTCGTGAAATGGCTGGCATCTGGTCAGCTCAGAGTAAGCACTCAACGTGGCGGCGACTGTGGATCGCGCTGGCGGAAGCAGAACAACAGCTGGGCCTGCAAATTAGTGATCTGCAGCTGGAAGAAATGAAAGCGAACATCGACAACATCGATTTTGCAGAAGCTGCCCGATACGAGAAAGAACTTCGCCACGATGTGATGGCCCATGTTCATGCCTGGGGAGATCAGGTCCCGAACGCCCGGCCAATCATCCACCTCGGCGCTACCAGTTGCTATGTCACAGACAACTCAGAACTGATTCAACTGCGTGACGGACTGTATCTGCTCAGACGTCGGCTGGTACAAGTCATCGATCAACTTGCAAAGTTCGCCGTACAGTATCGTGACCTGCCGTGTCTGGGCTTTACGCATATGCAACCGGCCCAGCCAACGACCGTTGGAAAACGGGCGGCTCTCTGGTGCTGGGATCTGGTTCAGGACCTGGAAGAACTGAACTTTCGAATCGATTCACTGCGTTTCCGCGGGGTCAAAGGAACCACGGGAACCCAGGCCACATTTTTAAGCCTGTTCGACGGAGACCATGCGAAAGTTCAGAAACTGGACCAGCTGGTCACTGAGAAAATGGGGTTCTCCCATAGCCATCCGGTAACTGGGCAGACCTATTCACGAAAAGTCGATTCTCAGATCATGGCGACGCTGAACGGCATTGGTCAGTCGTGCCACAAGGCCGGAACGGATATCCGATTGCTTCAGCACCGAAAAGAAGTGGAAGAACCGTTCGGTTCAAAACAAATCGGTTCGTCAGCAATGGCCTACAAACGGAATCCCATGAGAAGCGAACGGATGTGTGCGCTGGCGAGGTTTGCGATGAGCCTTCAGGCTGGTGCAGACGCCACGATGGCCACGCAGTGGATGGAACGTACGCTGGACGACAGCGCTGTCCGTCGACTGACCCTGCCCCAGAGTTTTCTGGCCATCGACGCCTGCCTGCTCATTTACCGAAACATCACTGACGGACTAGTTGTCTACCCCAAGACCATCGAACGTCATCTGAACGAAGAGCTGCCCTTTATGGCAACGGAAGAGATTCTGATGGCCGGTGTTCGCGCTGGTGGCGATCGTCAGGAATTGCACGAACAGATCCGAATTCACAGTCAGGAAGCAGCGGACCAGGTCAAGCGAGAAGGAAAGCCAAACGATCTGATCAGCAGGCTGAAACAGGACAAATCGTTTTCCGCGGTTGACCTCGAAGGAACACTGGATGCCAGGCTCTACATTGGGCGGGCCCCGATGCAGGTGGATCAGTTTATTGCAGAACATGTCGAACCTGTGCGAAGTCGCTTTGCCGCTGATCTTTCCGAAGCTTCAGAAGACTTGCGTGTCTGA
- a CDS encoding ABC transporter ATP-binding protein, with protein sequence MIRVTDVFHHFGLQPVLREVCFEVESGQTLAIIGPNGMGKTTLLNILAGMISPAGGVVEINGLRRRSTVDHELAIRQQTFFLPADFWLPSGVTGRQFVLAVGDTWGVPERALLEHTEQLLDLFHLTRVADSSARGYSSGQQKKLGLCAALVTESPVLLLDEPFSGGLDPAGLTAIKQILKQLTQSSHRTVVLTSPVPELVQEVADEVLVLDDGRVLMHGSVEQVIRETDAASLDEALRRLIFPDTAEALTRYLNRQVAE encoded by the coding sequence ATGATCAGGGTGACGGATGTCTTTCATCATTTCGGGCTACAGCCTGTTTTGAGAGAAGTGTGTTTTGAGGTTGAGTCCGGACAGACGCTGGCCATTATTGGCCCAAACGGAATGGGGAAAACGACGCTGCTGAATATCCTTGCCGGTATGATTTCTCCGGCAGGTGGCGTTGTCGAAATTAATGGGCTCCGCCGTCGTTCGACGGTGGACCATGAACTGGCGATCCGGCAGCAGACATTTTTTCTGCCAGCTGATTTCTGGCTGCCATCCGGAGTTACCGGGCGCCAGTTTGTGCTGGCCGTCGGCGATACCTGGGGCGTGCCTGAGCGCGCATTGCTGGAACATACCGAGCAACTTCTGGACTTGTTCCACCTCACGCGCGTTGCAGATTCGAGTGCCCGGGGTTATTCGAGCGGACAGCAGAAGAAACTCGGACTTTGCGCGGCCCTTGTGACAGAGTCGCCTGTTTTGCTGCTCGACGAACCGTTCTCAGGCGGACTTGATCCGGCGGGTCTGACCGCCATTAAGCAGATCCTGAAGCAACTGACGCAAAGCAGCCACCGAACAGTTGTTCTGACAAGTCCGGTTCCGGAACTGGTTCAGGAAGTGGCAGACGAAGTCCTGGTTCTCGATGACGGCAGGGTTCTGATGCACGGATCCGTCGAGCAGGTCATTCGTGAGACGGATGCCGCGAGCCTCGACGAAGCTCTCCGAAGGCTGATCTTTCCTGACACTGCAGAGGCTTTGACCAGGTACCTCAACAGACAGGTGGCAGAATGA
- the ligA gene encoding NAD-dependent DNA ligase LigA, translated as MSAGKRIQELREALERHNRLYYVEARPEVTDREYDALMAELMRLEDEHPEFESPNSPSRKVGGEPIDGFTQITHRVPMLSIENAFEEQEITDWDAGLRKSLGRDDLDYSVEYKIDGVAISLTWENGEFIRAATRGNGAVGDDVTSNARIIAGIPLRLTSRHPPATLEVRGEVIILNDDFAAFQAEQVRNGEEPFKNPRNAAAGALKLLDPKTARARKLRFLAHGVGHVEGVTWASYDMFLNSIRQFGIPTTPNVSRAVGYDELMRVLGEMIEQVPELPFEVDGLVIKLNSLSERDSLGATSKSPRWVRAYKWERYEAETRVNAITIQVGKTGALTPVAELEPVEIAGTTVSRASMHNRDELDRLGVRIGDTVAVEKAGKIIPHILRVNEGARTGNEKPYRFPTECPECGTGVLQDDGGVYVRCPNPGCPAQLRESLIFFASRPAMNIDGLGEKLIEQLMHEGLVDGVPSLYRLKEREKELLKLDRLGRKSIDKLLAGIEASKQQPLWRLLTGMNIRHVGQTNARTLERAFGTIDSIAGQTEESLSSVDEIGPVIAASVAGFFNSDYGKDLVEQLKQLGLNTGTEIVSARGTDSTSDKLAGMTVVVTGTMVRMKRDEMEQLIRDHGGKASGSVSKKTSYVVAGEAAGSKLTKAQELGVRVLTEDEFLALVES; from the coding sequence ATGTCTGCGGGTAAGAGAATCCAGGAATTGCGAGAAGCTCTCGAGCGTCACAACCGCCTGTACTACGTGGAGGCTCGTCCTGAGGTGACGGATCGTGAGTACGATGCATTAATGGCCGAATTAATGCGTCTGGAAGACGAGCACCCGGAGTTTGAGTCGCCGAACAGCCCCAGCCGTAAGGTGGGAGGCGAACCGATTGACGGATTCACTCAGATCACCCATCGTGTTCCGATGCTGTCGATCGAAAATGCATTCGAGGAGCAGGAAATCACGGACTGGGATGCTGGCCTGAGAAAATCACTCGGACGGGATGACCTCGACTATTCCGTGGAATACAAGATTGACGGAGTCGCTATTTCGCTCACGTGGGAGAATGGTGAATTCATCCGCGCGGCCACCCGTGGCAATGGAGCCGTTGGTGATGATGTGACATCGAATGCGCGAATCATCGCGGGAATTCCTTTGCGGCTGACTTCCAGGCACCCTCCCGCGACCCTGGAAGTGCGTGGCGAAGTCATCATTCTGAATGACGATTTCGCAGCATTTCAGGCGGAACAGGTTCGCAATGGAGAAGAGCCATTTAAGAACCCTCGCAACGCTGCTGCCGGGGCGCTCAAACTTCTGGATCCGAAGACCGCGAGAGCCAGAAAACTCCGATTTCTGGCGCATGGTGTTGGACATGTCGAAGGGGTCACGTGGGCTTCCTACGACATGTTTCTGAATTCGATCCGACAGTTCGGGATTCCAACGACGCCCAATGTTTCCCGGGCGGTTGGATACGACGAACTGATGCGAGTTCTTGGAGAGATGATTGAGCAGGTTCCGGAATTGCCATTTGAAGTTGATGGGTTGGTCATCAAGTTAAACAGTCTTTCCGAACGTGACTCGCTGGGCGCCACTTCCAAGAGTCCTCGATGGGTACGTGCCTACAAGTGGGAACGATACGAAGCTGAAACTCGCGTCAACGCAATCACCATTCAGGTTGGCAAGACCGGTGCGCTGACGCCTGTGGCTGAACTGGAGCCGGTGGAAATTGCAGGGACCACAGTTTCCAGGGCCAGTATGCACAATCGTGACGAACTCGACCGACTTGGAGTGCGGATCGGCGATACCGTTGCGGTTGAAAAAGCAGGAAAGATCATCCCGCATATCCTCCGCGTCAATGAAGGAGCTCGTACAGGAAACGAGAAGCCATACCGGTTTCCAACGGAATGCCCGGAATGCGGAACCGGCGTCCTGCAGGATGACGGTGGCGTGTACGTCCGATGTCCAAATCCGGGTTGTCCGGCTCAGCTCAGGGAATCGCTGATATTCTTCGCATCACGGCCAGCCATGAACATCGACGGTCTGGGAGAGAAACTCATTGAACAGCTGATGCACGAAGGCCTCGTTGATGGTGTTCCTTCACTTTATCGCCTGAAGGAACGAGAAAAGGAACTCCTGAAACTTGATCGTCTGGGCAGGAAATCGATCGACAAGTTACTGGCCGGGATTGAAGCTTCGAAACAGCAGCCGCTGTGGCGACTCTTGACGGGGATGAATATTCGACACGTCGGACAGACGAACGCACGCACGCTGGAACGAGCGTTCGGTACGATCGATTCCATCGCCGGGCAGACAGAAGAGAGCCTGTCTTCTGTCGATGAAATTGGTCCGGTGATCGCGGCCTCCGTTGCAGGCTTCTTTAACTCGGACTACGGGAAGGATCTTGTCGAGCAACTGAAACAACTGGGCCTGAATACCGGAACGGAGATTGTTTCCGCTCGTGGTACTGATAGTACTAGTGATAAGCTTGCCGGAATGACTGTCGTCGTCACCGGTACCATGGTACGAATGAAACGTGATGAAATGGAACAACTGATTCGTGACCACGGTGGCAAAGCATCCGGAAGCGTTTCGAAGAAAACATCGTATGTCGTGGCAGGTGAGGCGGCTGGAAGTAAACTGACAAAAGCTCAGGAACTTGGTGTCAGGGTCCTTACGGAAGACGAATTTCTGGCATTGGTTGAGAGTTGA
- a CDS encoding ATP-binding protein produces MPHATLLVINGSNRGNRYEVVSGSDCIIGRSVGSTIRLDDSEVSRQHARISFDGTDYRIVDLNSANGTQLNGQSIDESALRNGDSIRMGATLLTFQTATSSYARVATGDHIHFIDDTPSAQHSAIVQKVRADQSSIVGISANQFGMDLLYKVAEELVTPAHTLETLLQRILELTMQSFGADRGCVLLRDPIGSELTAIAFFNRNSAGDPRTARMPVSRSITEYVLRSGQAVRTSDALLDDRFGGGHSIVSSGISEAICAPMRGRSELLGVFYIDTTTSRDMTSATARQRLTDDHLRAMLTVARQAALAIESRQFQDALLKAERFAAMGQTITVLSHHIKNILQGVRGGSYLIQMGLDQEKDDLIRQGWGIVERNQTRIYDLVMDMLSFSKDRVPSLKASDLNRVMTEVAELAKSRAEECDVSFEFRPAPDLPTTMFDPEGIHRAVLNIVSNAIDAVDGMERGAVVMQTGYDRQADMMIVAVSDNGPGIPEEQRAAVFNVFESSKGSRGTGIGLPVSRKILREHGGRIRIEGGPGEGTRFVLSWPRGNPVTIDLTQSGLSVQSDESSVIRQ; encoded by the coding sequence GTGCCTCACGCGACTCTTCTCGTCATTAATGGCTCGAACCGCGGCAACCGTTATGAAGTTGTCAGTGGAAGTGACTGCATCATTGGACGCAGCGTCGGAAGCACAATCCGACTGGATGACAGCGAAGTATCGCGCCAGCACGCACGCATCTCCTTCGATGGCACCGACTATCGCATTGTGGACCTGAATAGTGCAAACGGAACTCAGCTGAATGGTCAGTCGATCGACGAATCTGCTCTTCGAAACGGCGACAGTATTCGAATGGGAGCCACTCTGCTGACATTTCAGACGGCAACCAGCAGTTACGCGCGTGTCGCCACCGGCGACCACATTCATTTCATCGATGATACACCGTCGGCTCAGCATTCGGCTATCGTCCAGAAAGTTCGTGCAGATCAGTCATCAATTGTTGGGATCAGTGCGAACCAGTTTGGAATGGATCTTCTGTACAAGGTGGCGGAAGAATTGGTGACCCCCGCTCATACGCTGGAAACGCTGTTGCAGCGTATTCTGGAATTGACGATGCAGTCATTCGGTGCAGACCGAGGGTGTGTCCTGCTTCGCGATCCCATTGGTTCGGAACTGACCGCGATCGCTTTTTTCAATCGGAACAGCGCCGGCGATCCCCGTACCGCGAGAATGCCGGTGTCACGGTCGATCACCGAATATGTACTGCGTTCGGGGCAGGCCGTCCGTACCTCGGACGCTTTGCTCGATGATCGTTTCGGTGGTGGGCACAGTATTGTCTCGTCGGGAATCAGCGAAGCCATCTGTGCACCGATGAGAGGCCGTTCAGAGCTGTTGGGCGTTTTTTATATCGATACGACCACATCCCGCGATATGACGTCCGCCACGGCACGGCAACGTCTGACGGACGATCATTTGCGAGCCATGCTCACGGTCGCTCGTCAGGCCGCACTTGCAATAGAATCACGGCAGTTTCAGGATGCACTGCTGAAAGCAGAACGATTTGCCGCGATGGGACAGACCATCACGGTGCTCAGCCATCACATCAAGAATATTCTTCAGGGAGTGCGTGGTGGCAGCTACCTGATTCAAATGGGGCTCGACCAGGAAAAGGATGATCTCATTCGCCAGGGTTGGGGAATTGTCGAACGCAACCAGACTCGAATCTACGATCTGGTCATGGATATGTTGTCCTTCAGCAAGGACCGAGTCCCTTCGCTGAAAGCATCTGATCTGAATCGCGTGATGACAGAAGTGGCTGAGCTGGCGAAGTCACGAGCCGAAGAATGTGACGTGAGTTTTGAATTTCGTCCGGCTCCGGACCTGCCAACAACGATGTTCGATCCGGAAGGCATCCATCGGGCGGTACTGAACATTGTTTCCAACGCAATTGACGCGGTGGATGGCATGGAACGCGGCGCGGTTGTCATGCAGACCGGCTACGATCGTCAGGCTGATATGATGATTGTGGCGGTCAGCGACAACGGTCCGGGAATTCCGGAGGAGCAGCGAGCTGCGGTGTTTAATGTTTTCGAATCGTCCAAGGGCTCACGTGGCACAGGTATAGGATTGCCTGTCAGTCGAAAGATTCTTCGTGAACATGGGGGACGCATCCGGATTGAAGGCGGACCGGGAGAAGGGACGCGATTTGTGCTCAGCTGGCCGCGTGGAAATCCCGTCACAATCGACCTGACCCAGTCAGGTTTATCGGTGCAGTCGGACGAAAGCTCCGTCATTCGCCAGTAG
- a CDS encoding DUF1592 domain-containing protein: MRLGKARTASADTKAGASPSRVRRLPSGVAIRSSVKSHSTEEFDGRASANRPQRVVREGVPKSRPSGSGQGSKSSGWKPAVFSCLATLFVGAFAGWSYLSADANSSSKAASSNTGRNISVTAGNSPSHRNTLPGSIDDAILTVAASPANSNSSSSVPSPQEIAKENQRRAWVSDTAVPFLNKYCVDCHGPDEQSAGITLDGLQSPDQFLTERKNWERVYRMVNAGAMPPSGHDPFPTTDELSSMAEGLYDELYNFDCELEYHAGRPTVQRLNRAEYNNTIRDLFGIDIKPAAEFPQDDVGEGFDNIGDVLSLPPLLMEKYLDAAEKVSEAVIDLRDFSKPQVRKFRGPELTSSLGTKADGRGFVMLQTNGSVSTQFEAPADGRYRIRVECTAHQAGPDKPRMAVRSDEHTLFEFDIAEGRRPEWNEQTVDLKKGLQTISAAFLNDFFDANAEDGRKDRNAMVRTIEIVGPEGGMEPEWHDVHRRFVTIRPSETVSVQEAASQVLTPILRKAFRRRITEDEVARFASLTDRYVNEMGESYDYGLSIALQAILVSPDFLFRIEPDPAEGQSERSLTAFEVASRLSYFLWSSMPDDELLTLAENERLLDHDILRQQIARMLKNEKASSLSANFASQWLNLRNLKDVRPNPDVFPEFDDALRSAMASETEALFRAVVNENRSVDDFLMADFTFVNERLAKHYGISGVSGDGFVRVSLDGTNRAGVLTHASILTLTSNPARTSPVKRGKWIMENILGEAPPPPPPAVPELEATAKASPGLSLREQLALHRADPGCASCHKTMDPLGLGLENFDAVGRWRETDGDKAVDASGELPSGEKFQGSLELMGILNARKQQFHRALTERMMVYALGRGLEYYDKCVVDETVKTMNQHGNRFSSLIEGIVLSDSFLKRSRTRDKAIASN; this comes from the coding sequence ATGCGTTTAGGTAAGGCCCGCACGGCCAGTGCCGACACGAAAGCCGGTGCTTCGCCATCGAGAGTCAGAAGGCTGCCCTCAGGAGTGGCTATCCGATCATCTGTGAAATCCCATTCCACCGAAGAGTTCGACGGACGTGCTTCTGCGAATCGCCCACAGCGAGTGGTGCGCGAGGGTGTTCCGAAGTCGCGACCCTCAGGCTCAGGACAAGGGTCGAAATCGTCGGGATGGAAGCCTGCTGTTTTCAGTTGTCTTGCGACATTGTTTGTTGGTGCATTTGCCGGATGGTCCTACTTGTCAGCAGACGCCAACTCTTCCTCCAAAGCAGCGTCCAGCAACACGGGAAGAAACATCAGTGTTACGGCCGGAAACTCACCGTCACATCGGAATACCCTTCCCGGTTCGATCGATGATGCAATTCTGACTGTCGCTGCCAGTCCCGCGAACAGCAACTCATCGTCATCTGTTCCGTCGCCGCAGGAGATCGCGAAAGAAAATCAGCGCCGCGCATGGGTCTCAGACACGGCCGTGCCGTTCCTGAACAAATACTGCGTCGATTGTCATGGCCCCGATGAACAAAGCGCGGGGATCACGCTGGACGGACTGCAGTCTCCGGACCAGTTCCTGACGGAACGGAAGAACTGGGAACGCGTCTATCGGATGGTGAATGCTGGTGCGATGCCTCCATCCGGCCACGATCCGTTTCCAACAACTGACGAACTCAGTTCGATGGCCGAGGGACTTTATGACGAACTCTACAACTTCGACTGCGAGCTTGAGTATCATGCCGGTCGGCCGACCGTTCAGCGGCTCAACCGAGCGGAATACAACAATACAATCCGCGATTTGTTTGGAATCGACATTAAGCCGGCCGCTGAGTTTCCTCAGGATGATGTCGGCGAAGGATTCGATAACATCGGCGACGTGCTGAGCCTTCCGCCACTGCTGATGGAAAAGTACCTGGACGCAGCAGAGAAAGTTTCCGAGGCTGTTATCGATCTTCGGGATTTTTCGAAACCTCAGGTCCGTAAATTCAGAGGCCCGGAACTTACCTCGTCCCTGGGAACAAAAGCCGACGGCCGAGGCTTTGTTATGCTGCAGACCAATGGCAGCGTCTCCACTCAATTTGAAGCTCCTGCCGACGGTCGATATCGAATTCGAGTCGAATGTACAGCGCATCAGGCGGGACCGGACAAGCCGAGGATGGCAGTGCGCAGTGACGAGCACACCCTGTTCGAATTTGATATCGCCGAGGGCCGCCGACCGGAATGGAATGAGCAAACCGTTGATCTGAAGAAAGGCCTGCAAACGATTTCGGCCGCCTTCCTGAATGACTTCTTCGATGCAAATGCCGAAGACGGTCGAAAAGATCGCAATGCGATGGTTCGAACAATCGAGATCGTCGGTCCGGAAGGTGGAATGGAACCGGAATGGCATGATGTGCATCGCAGGTTTGTCACGATCCGCCCGAGCGAAACGGTCAGTGTTCAGGAGGCTGCCTCTCAGGTGCTGACGCCAATTCTTCGGAAAGCATTCCGTCGACGCATCACGGAAGATGAAGTGGCCAGATTTGCTTCGCTGACAGATCGGTATGTCAATGAAATGGGAGAGTCGTACGACTACGGACTGTCAATTGCGTTGCAGGCAATTCTGGTGTCGCCCGATTTCCTGTTCCGCATCGAACCCGATCCGGCAGAGGGGCAATCCGAACGTTCTCTGACGGCCTTCGAAGTCGCATCACGGCTCTCGTACTTTCTTTGGAGCAGCATGCCCGATGATGAATTACTGACGCTCGCCGAAAACGAGCGATTGCTGGACCATGATATCCTTCGCCAGCAAATTGCTCGCATGCTGAAGAACGAAAAGGCCTCATCGCTCAGTGCGAATTTCGCATCGCAGTGGCTGAACCTCCGAAACCTCAAGGACGTTCGTCCGAACCCGGATGTCTTCCCTGAATTTGATGACGCATTGCGATCCGCAATGGCTTCAGAGACGGAGGCATTGTTTCGGGCTGTCGTCAATGAGAATCGTTCAGTAGATGACTTTCTGATGGCGGACTTTACATTCGTCAACGAGCGTCTGGCGAAACATTACGGCATATCGGGCGTGAGCGGTGATGGCTTTGTTCGAGTCTCTCTGGACGGGACAAATCGGGCAGGTGTCCTGACTCATGCCAGCATTTTGACACTGACGTCCAATCCGGCTCGCACAAGCCCCGTGAAACGTGGAAAATGGATCATGGAGAATATTCTTGGAGAAGCCCCACCGCCACCTCCACCGGCGGTGCCGGAACTGGAAGCGACGGCGAAAGCTTCACCGGGGCTAAGCCTCCGGGAACAACTGGCACTTCACAGAGCGGATCCAGGTTGTGCCTCCTGTCACAAGACGATGGATCCCCTGGGACTTGGACTCGAAAACTTTGACGCGGTGGGACGGTGGCGTGAAACCGACGGCGATAAAGCCGTGGATGCCTCCGGAGAACTCCCGTCCGGCGAAAAATTTCAGGGGTCTCTGGAATTAATGGGGATCCTGAATGCCCGAAAGCAACAGTTTCACCGGGCCCTGACGGAGCGTATGATGGTATACGCTCTGGGACGTGGTCTGGAGTATTACGATAAATGTGTTGTTGACGAGACTGTAAAAACCATGAATCAGCACGGCAATCGTTTCTCTTCGTTGATCGAAGGGATCGTTCTGTCCGATTCATTTCTAAAGAGAAGCCGGACACGCGACAAAGCGATTGCTTCCAATTGA